GGTGGTCGGTCTCGTCCAGCGAGTCGGAGATGCCGCGCAGGTCGTAGACGGTGGCGCCGAGCGCGTAGGCGTCGCGCAGCATCCGCCACTGCATCGCGTTCGAGGGCCGGACCTCACGGCCGATGTTGTCGGAGGCGCCGTAGGAGTACCAGACGTGCCCGCCGACGATCAGCATCGTCGCCGCCGACAGGTTCACACCGTTGTGGCGGGCGAAGTACAGCCGCATGCGGTTGGGGTCCTCGGTGTTGAGGGCCGTCCACATGCGCTGGAAGTACGACAGCGGACGCGGCCGGAAGTGGTCGCGCACGGCCGTGATCTCGTACAGACGCTGCCATTCCTCGAGGTCCTGGTAACCGCCCTGGACGACCTCGACGCCGGCCTTCTCGGCCTTCTTGATGTTGCGTCGCCACAGCTGGTTGAAGTTCTTGTGGACCTCTTCCAGGGACCGGTTGGCCAGCGGCACCTGGTAGACGTAGCGGGGCTGCACGTCGCCGAAGCCGGCCCCGCCGTCCTCGCCCTGCTGCCAGCCCATGCGACGCAGCTTGTCGGCGACCTCGAAGGCGCGCGGCTCGATGAAGTCGGCCTCGATGTCACGCAGCCGCTTCACGTCCGGGTTCTGGATGCCCGCCTTGATGGAGGTGGCCTCCCAGCGCCGGATGATCACCGGCGGGCCCATCTTCACGGAGAAGGCGCCCTGCTGCTTGAGGTGCGCGAGCATCGGTTCCAGCCACTCGGTCAGATTCGGCGTGAACCAGTTGATGACCGGGCCCTCGGGCAGATAGGCGAGGTAGCGCTTGATCTTGGGCAGCTGGCGGTAGAGGACGAGACCCGCGCCGACCAGCTCGCCGCTCCTGTCGAACCAACCGAGGCTCTCCGAACGCCACTCAGCCTTGACGTCAGCCCAGGCCGGGACCTGCATGTGGCTGGCCGCGGGCAGGCTCTGGATGTAGGCCAGATGCTGCTCGCGACTGATCGTCCTCAGGGTCAGGCTCATTCGGGGCGCTCCTCGGGCTGGTGTGTCCCCATGGGTTCAGGGGCTCCGGCTCTCGCGCCGAAGCCTACTGCGCCTTTGGAGCGCCCCGACTGGGCGTACGGCAGCTTCGCCCCGGCTTCCGCGCCGCCGAGGCGTTCGAGAGTGTTCTATGCGCTGTTCTACCGGTGTTCGGGAGACGATTCCCCCGGCCGGTGCGGGAAGGGCATTGCCCCCGACATCAGCCGCCGAAGAGCCCGCCGTGCGCCATGCCGAGGAAGAAGCCGACTCCGGAGGCGCCGAGACCCACGATCAGGCCGAAGCGCTCACGGGTCGTCTCCGAGATCCACTGGCCGTACGCGCCGGCGAGGATGCCCACCAGACCCGTCCAGGAGCTGAGCAGGTGCAGGAAGTCGAACTGTGCCGTGATGAACGAGGTGATACCGAGCACCAGGGTCACCACGAGCAGGGTGTCCTGGACGGGATGGGGCTTTCCGTCAGTGGCGAAGAGGCCTCCGACGGTGTTGGGTCGCAATGCCTGTGCCATAGGGCACCTCCTGCGGAAGACGGCGCATCGTAGCGCCATACACACCCGATGTGTACAGATTGTGGCCGACGGCGGCCGGATTTCAACCGGAAGCAGGTGTGCGGGTAGTGTGTACCGTCTGCACCGATGTCTGCCCGGGCCAGCTCGGGGAAACCGCGAGGTCACCCCGATTGCCAGTGCCCGCCGATACCGTTGCGTACGCATCACAACCCTCCTGCCACGGAACGACCGTGGCCGCTGAGTCCAAAGGAGGTGGGTTCCACATGCGTCACTACGAGGTGATGGTCATCCTCGACCCCGATCTGGAGGAGCGCGCTGTCGCCCCCCTGATCGAGAACTTCCTCTCCGTCGTCCGTGAGGGCAACGGCAAGGTCGAGAAGGTCGACACCTGGGGCCGTCGTCGTCTCTCGTACGAGATCAAGAAGAAGCCCGAGGGCATCTACTCGGTCATCGATCTGCAGGCCGAGCCTGCGATCGTCAAGGAGCTCGACCGCCAGATGAACCTGAACGAGTCGGTCCTCCGGACCAAGGTCCTCCGCCCCGAGACCCACTGAGCTCTCCCGCTCAGCTGATCTCGGGATTCGAGTAGCAGCAACCAAGCAGCCAGAGCAGCAAACCCGCCGAGAGGTTCCCCATGGCAGGCGAGACCGTCATCACGGTCGTCGGCAATCTTGTCGACGACCCCGAGCTGCGCTTCACCCCCTCCGGTGCGGCGGTCGCGAAGTTCCGTGTCGCGTCCACTCCCCGCACCTTCGACCGTCAGACGAACGAGTGGAAGGACGGCGAGAGCCTGTTCCTGACCTGCTCGGTCTGGCGTCAGGCGGCGGAGAACGTGGCCGAGTCGCTCCAGCGAGGCATGCGCGTCATCGTGCAGGGCCGGCTGAAGCAGCGGTCCTACGAGGACCGTGAGGGCGTCAAGCGCACGGTCTACGAGCTGGACGTCGAGGAAGTCGGCGCCAGCCTGCGGAACGCCACGGCGAAGGTCACCAAGACCTCCGGTGGCGCCCGTGGTGGCCAGGGTGGTTACGGCGGCGGTGGCGGCCAGGGTGGCGGCGGCTGGGGTGGAAACTCCGGCGGTGGCCAGCAGGGCGGCGGCGGTGCTCCTGCCGACGACCCGTGGGCGACCGGCGCTCCCGCCGGTGGCAACCAGGGCGGCGGCGGTGGCGGCGGCTGGGGTGGAAACTCCGGCGGCGGCCAGCAGGGCGGCGGCTACTCGGACGAGCCCCCCTTCTAGACCCTCGGGTCTGGGGTGGGCCGTACCCAAACTTCTTGATCACACAGGAGAAACATCATGGCGAAGCCGCCTGTGCGCAAGCCGAAGAAGAAGGTCTGCGCTTTCTGCAAGGACAAGGTCACATACGTGGACTACAAGGACACGAACATGCTGCGGAAGTTCATTTCCGACCGCGGCAAGATCCGTGCCCGCCGCGTGACCGGCAACTGCACGCAGCACCAGCGTGACGTCGCCACGGCCGTCAAGAACAGCCGTGAGATGGCGCTGCTGCCCTACACCTCCACCGCGCGATAAGGGAAGGGTGACCGAACAATGAAGATCATCC
The DNA window shown above is from Streptomyces chartreusis and carries:
- the rpsF gene encoding 30S ribosomal protein S6 is translated as MRHYEVMVILDPDLEERAVAPLIENFLSVVREGNGKVEKVDTWGRRRLSYEIKKKPEGIYSVIDLQAEPAIVKELDRQMNLNESVLRTKVLRPETH
- a CDS encoding single-stranded DNA-binding protein encodes the protein MAGETVITVVGNLVDDPELRFTPSGAAVAKFRVASTPRTFDRQTNEWKDGESLFLTCSVWRQAAENVAESLQRGMRVIVQGRLKQRSYEDREGVKRTVYELDVEEVGASLRNATAKVTKTSGGARGGQGGYGGGGGQGGGGWGGNSGGGQQGGGGAPADDPWATGAPAGGNQGGGGGGGWGGNSGGGQQGGGYSDEPPF
- the femX gene encoding peptidoglycan bridge formation glycyltransferase FemX, with protein sequence MSLTLRTISREQHLAYIQSLPAASHMQVPAWADVKAEWRSESLGWFDRSGELVGAGLVLYRQLPKIKRYLAYLPEGPVINWFTPNLTEWLEPMLAHLKQQGAFSVKMGPPVIIRRWEATSIKAGIQNPDVKRLRDIEADFIEPRAFEVADKLRRMGWQQGEDGGAGFGDVQPRYVYQVPLANRSLEEVHKNFNQLWRRNIKKAEKAGVEVVQGGYQDLEEWQRLYEITAVRDHFRPRPLSYFQRMWTALNTEDPNRMRLYFARHNGVNLSAATMLIVGGHVWYSYGASDNIGREVRPSNAMQWRMLRDAYALGATVYDLRGISDSLDETDHLFGLIQFKVGTGGQAAEYLGEWDFPLNKLLHKALDIYMSRR
- the rpsR gene encoding 30S ribosomal protein S18, coding for MAKPPVRKPKKKVCAFCKDKVTYVDYKDTNMLRKFISDRGKIRARRVTGNCTQHQRDVATAVKNSREMALLPYTSTAR